Proteins from a single region of Corylus avellana chromosome ca11, CavTom2PMs-1.0:
- the LOC132164958 gene encoding protein TONSOKU-like → MGRDDANLSAAKRSFRSAKEEGNRQEEARWANVIGDILKNRGEYVEALKWLRIDYDVSVKYLPEKQLLTTCQSLGEVYLRLQEFEQALIYQKKHLELAKDANDLVEQQRASTQLGRTYHEMFLTSDNDHLSVRNAKKYFKSAMKLVETLKESPSFKDSKFFLKEYIDAHNNIGMLEMDLDNLEEAQKILTIGLQICGDEEVEEDNDARSRLHHNLGNVYMELRMWDKAREHIEKDIIICKRIGHCQGEAKGYINLGELHYRVQKYEEALRCYQKALELAKSMEDEDALAKQIDQNIETVKEAIKVMNDLKKEEQKLKKLTRETATAKGTPRERKCLLQQNACLDSLIEKSRMIFAWVKLREFAKRKKRVATELCDKEKLSDSFLAIGESYQKLRKLDRSIKWYMRSWEIYKSIGNLEGQALAKINIGDVLDSDGNWTGALDAFEESYR, encoded by the exons ATGGGTCGGGACGACGCCAATTTAAGCGCGGCGAAGAGGTCGTTTCGGAGCGCAAAAGAGGAGGGGAACAGACAGGAGGAGGCCCGATGGGCAAACGTGATCGGCGACATCCTCAAGAACAGAGGGGAGTACGTGGAGGCGCTCAAGTGGCTGCGCATCGACTACGACGTGTCAGTCAAGTACTTGCCGGAGAAGCAGCTCTTGACCACCTGCCAGTCTCTCGGGGAGGTCTATCTTCGCCTCCAGGAGTTCGAGCAAGCCCTCATTTATCAG AAGAAGCATTTAGAGCTAGCCAAGGATGCCAATGACCTTGTTGAGCAGCAAAGGGCCAGTACCCAACTTGGTCGTACTTACCATGAAATGTTTTTGACATCTGACAATGACCACCTCTCAGTTCGGAATGCCAAGAAATATTTTAAGTCTGCCATGAAGCTTGTGGAGACTCTAAAGGAGAGCCCATCTTTTAAGGATAGTAAATTCTTCCTCAAGGAATATATTGATGCACATAATAACATAGGAATGCTTGAAATGGATCTTGATAACTTGGAAGAGGCCCAGAAAATCTTAACTATAGGATTACAGATTTGTGGGGACGAAGAGGTAGAGGAAGACAATGATGCACGCAGCAGGCTCCATCACAACCTGGGAAATGTTTACATGGAGCTCAGGATGTGGGATAAAGCTCGGGAGCACATTGAGAAGGACATTAtaatttgtaagagaattgGGCATTGTCAAGGGGAGGCAAAGGGGTATATCAATCTTGGTGAATTGCATTATAGGGTTCAAAAGTATGAGGAGGCACTTCGTTGCTACCAGAAGGCGCTTGAACTGGCAAAATCCATGGAAGATGAGGATGCTTTGGCTAagcaaattgatcaaaatattGAAACTGTAAAAGAAGCTATTAAAGTAATGAATgacttgaaaaaagaagagcAGAAGCTGAAGAAGCTGACAAGAGAGACGGCCACTGCAAAAGGAACACCACGTGAGAGGAAGTGTCTGCTTCAGCAGAATGCATGTCTTGATTCTCTCATAGAGAAATCAAGAATGATCTTTGCATGGGTGAAG CTTCGGGAATTTGccaaaaggaagaagagagtTGCGACTGAACTTTGTGACAAGGAAAAGCTGAGTGATTCATTTCTGGCTATTGGAGAATCATACCAGAAGCTCAGAAAATTAGACAGAAGCATTAAATGGTACATGAGGAGTTGGGAAATATACAAGTCAATTGGTAACTTGGAG GGGCAAGCATTAGCAAAAATCAACATTGGTGATGTTCTGGACAGTGATGGTAATTGGACAGGAGCATTAGATGCATTTGAAGAGAGCTACAGGTAG